Genomic segment of Spirochaetota bacterium:
TACCCTTCTTCAATTCCCTGTTGAATGATTTGGGTAATGCGGTCTAGTTTTGGGTACAGATATTCAATCAAAAGCTTTTTGAATGAATCCCCGCCTTCTGCAATTTCCCAGGATATAATACGGTTTGTTTCCGGATCTACCGCATCATGATGCAAATATACCAGTATATAAATTGCTACATATAATGCTTCAGGGGGCGTTAAAGTATGGTCTTTAAAATATTCTTCAATTATCAAAGCTTCATCGTGATGGAATAAAAATTCCAGTACTTCACGGTATAATCTTTCCTTACTTGAAAAATAATAATGTATCAGCGCTTGATTAACCCCTGCACGCTTTGCTATTGAATTCATCCTGGCTCCACTATACCCTCTTTCAGCAAATTCTTGTTTTGCAGCTTTCAATATAATATCACGGGTTTCTTTTGAATATTTAAATGAGTCCATTTATCACCTTATTCATTATTATGAGCGATAGCTCATAAAATTAACTATTTTATTTAACCAAAAAATTTAATCATTTAGTTAAATTTAGTACACACTGATAATCACGTCAATATTTTTTATTAAATTAAAACGAAAAATTTTTCAAAATTCATTTTTCATATAAAGAGATTGACATTGAATTTGACACAATATATTTTTAATTTACTCTAGAGTTTTGTATATTCAAGGACTAGTTATGAACCATTCCAACGGCATAATCTACGAATTTTTTATATTATGTTTTAAGATTGCCTCAAAACTCATGCGCCATAGACCACACCTTAAAGGGAGAGAATTTTTACAATCCATCCCCGACCTTGTTATATTTACACCAACTCACGACAGTTACTTTGAGGTACCTTCTTTATCAAAAGTATACTATGCTTTGAAGCCAAGGCCACATTTTGTGGTTATGGCAAAAAAGGATTTTTTAAGCGGTTACTATCTGTCATCAAATTTTGGAAGAAAGAATAAAATTGCCTATTATCTATTGTATTTATTGGACAGAACTGGACTTCCTAAAGCTTTTTTCAAAAAAATGAAACTCATTGATATCCCACGCCCTTTTATTGAAGATTTTCAAAACAAGGATGCAATGAAATCCGAAATATCCGCACAGATGGCAAAACTGAAGGAATCAATTTACAGCGGCTTTTCCACTCTGATATTCCCTGAAGGTACAACATGGGGGTTTGGAGGTCTTAAAAATTTACGGAGCGGCATTTTCCAGTTGGTTGACAGTACCTATCGCCATTTTCAAAAAAAGCTCTATATACTGCCAATAAATGTCAAGGTTGACAGATGTATAGCTGGCAAAAAGGATATTTTCATTAACGTAGGCAAGCCAGTTTTTATCTTAGATGATAAAGAAAATTTTTTGAAGAAAGTATCACATATTTTAAAAAGCCTGCACACTATAACGTTCAGCCAGATTGCCTCAGCCTACCTGCAGCGAGTGTCAATGGCTTTTGAAGAAATTGATAAAGCGATAGCTCTAAAAAAAGAAGAAATTGCATCACATCTAGATGCCATAATCAATGAATTTATAGAACTCGTTAAAGAAGGTAAACTTCCCAACATTGACGAATATCTCAATGACAATGGTTACCGGCATAAAAAATTAAAACGCTTTTTGAAATTTTGTATTAAGAAGGGATATATTGAAAAGAAAAACGATTTTTATATTATTAATACTAAAAAGGTGTTAGCTTCATTTCCAATTAAATCATATCGTAAAGAAAATCCCGTGGGGTTTACTGCAAATGAATTGTTATCAATAGATTACACTTCCATAGTAGCCATATACCAAAAATACTGTAATTATACTAACACCACAGCATTGCAGGTACAATAAAGTATTATTGTATTCAATGGATATTATTAACCCACGTTTAATCACTTCTTTAAGATTCTGCTGCACTTCAGGCGTTGATAACAAATTTTTTAGTAACCCTGGATCAAGGCTGTAAAACAGTGCAACTGATGTAAGTAATATTACCACTGCCAGCCACCGTGTCTATATACCCGCGGTTCTTCTGAACAGATAAACAGCTATTATAACCAGCACTACTGGAGCAACTAATCCTGCCGGCATACGTATAGTTTTCACAGATATACTGATAAATTTTTTAATGAATGGGACTATATCAATTATTACATTTTTATGAATAACATACAGGGCTACCATTGTAACTATCAGTGCTAACCATGATGCTATTTTTGTAAAAACACCCTCTGTTCTGTATACCTCATAGATTATAGCGGGGATAATACCTATAGCTATAACAAGAGGAATAGATTGCCATATACCAATAATGCTTCCTACAATAGCTATTACTGTGATGATTCCACAAATAATTGGAGCATGTTGATATTCTTTAGCCACGGCAAACCTCCTAATAAAATAAATTAAAATATCATATTATTGATTTATCATCTCTGATGGCTGCCCCGTTGCATCAAGTACGCTGCTGTAAAAACGTGAACGTGGATCAATACGCTTGCGCTGCGAAATTGCCACTTCAATTGGAACATGTGTATAGATATTGCTCCACTGCCCAATAACCAGATCAGTTTTGCCTGCCATACCTGCATGCACAGCGTTTTGCCCAAGCAGCGTACAGTAGATGGAATCGTTGGGTACCGCGGGTGCACTGCGGATCATGTAGCTTGGGTCAATATATTTGAGATTTATCTCTATACCTTTTTTGTCAAAATATTCCTGTATTTTTTCTTTGAGATAAATCCCTATATCTGCAAGCTTTACATTGCCCGATGCATCATACTTTTTTTCAGTATCTTTTTGTAAAATTTCCTGCCCTGCTCCTTCAGCCACACATATAACCGCATGCCCTCTTTTTTTCAAACGATCTTCCAAATGTGCACATAAGCCATTTGGTCCCTCAATATCAAAAGGCACCTCAGGTACTAATACAAAATTAACATCATTGCTTGCAAGTGCAGCATTAGCCGCTATAAATCCTGAATGGCGCCCCATAAGTTTTACCAATCCAATTCCATTTGGTGCCCCTTCGGCCTCGGTATGTGCAGCGTAAATAGCATCTACTGCAATTGAAAACGCTGTTTCAAAACCAAAGGAGCGCTGTATAAAACTGATATCGTTATCTATGGTTTTGGGAATTCCCACCACTGCAAGCTTCAAATTCCGTTTCTCTGCAATCACTGCTATATCATGTGCACCGCGCAATGTTCCATCACCACCAATAGTATATAAAATGTTCACACCAAGTTTTTCCAGGGTATCTACCAGCCTGTCCATATCCTTTGTTCCACCCCTGGATGAGCCCAATATACTGCCGCCTTGCATGTGTATTGATTTT
This window contains:
- a CDS encoding TetR/AcrR family transcriptional regulator, producing the protein MDSFKYSKETRDIILKAAKQEFAERGYSGARMNSIAKRAGVNQALIHYYFSSKERLYREVLEFLFHHDEALIIEEYFKDHTLTPPEALYVAIYILVYLHHDAVDPETNRIISWEIAEGGDSFKKLLIEYLYPKLDRITQIIQQGIEEGYFETSDPFLIVFNLVNFVISFENNKQYLKDTPWYGRFYGGDDAKRLFEYTLTATFKALTPAGKLFALPHINEDLKNKLHGIIDKLKSAQGVRYELSK
- a CDS encoding ATP-dependent 6-phosphofructokinase, giving the protein MPTTIKNLGPCTIDSPLLKKYGQRDATFVSDDIRVRFNAFIGKNPPKGGEHIESFEAAGPRQKIFFNPENTKVAIVSCGGLCPGINDVIRSLVMESYYGYGVKDIIGIPYGYNGLNPDYNYKPVQLTPDFVKSIHMQGGSILGSSRGGTKDMDRLVDTLEKLGVNILYTIGGDGTLRGAHDIAVIAEKRNLKLAVVGIPKTIDNDISFIQRSFGFETAFSIAVDAIYAAHTEAEGAPNGIGLVKLMGRHSGFIAANAALASNDVNFVLVPEVPFDIEGPNGLCAHLEDRLKKRGHAVICVAEGAGQEILQKDTEKKYDASGNVKLADIGIYLKEKIQEYFDKKGIEINLKYIDPSYMIRSAPAVPNDSIYCTLLGQNAVHAGMAGKTDLVIGQWSNIYTHVPIEVAISQRKRIDPRSRFYSSVLDATGQPSEMINQ
- a CDS encoding 1-acyl-sn-glycerol-3-phosphate acyltransferase; protein product: MNHSNGIIYEFFILCFKIASKLMRHRPHLKGREFLQSIPDLVIFTPTHDSYFEVPSLSKVYYALKPRPHFVVMAKKDFLSGYYLSSNFGRKNKIAYYLLYLLDRTGLPKAFFKKMKLIDIPRPFIEDFQNKDAMKSEISAQMAKLKESIYSGFSTLIFPEGTTWGFGGLKNLRSGIFQLVDSTYRHFQKKLYILPINVKVDRCIAGKKDIFINVGKPVFILDDKENFLKKVSHILKSLHTITFSQIASAYLQRVSMAFEEIDKAIALKKEEIASHLDAIINEFIELVKEGKLPNIDEYLNDNGYRHKKLKRFLKFCIKKGYIEKKNDFYIINTKKVLASFPIKSYRKENPVGFTANELLSIDYTSIVAIYQKYCNYTNTTALQVQ